A portion of the Limibacter armeniacum genome contains these proteins:
- a CDS encoding TolC family protein, producing MKIIPMLLTFLLGYSIWLPAQDTDSLITLSMQEAIDRAITESSEIKLASFQMDLAQAAVKDAKHNYYPKLIANGGYIFNPDPLQVQEGDLVNLPTAPIPIIFPAIPVNFTEKNTFLAGISLIQPITPLFKVKSGVDATNAQLEIQQIALEEAKQELTLGVKKLYLGSLVKQYELEEQQWKIKAQEADLKDLENAIDAGLQLKIKKLAMEAELLNLKQEQLQTQHEMATFHSQLKNLIGIPPNKKIHLQEMTSSTSEDLKTDLNKLQEGDNLAIRKAQLTVEQADHGEAYANRDYIPELFLFGTYQYQSGFDFIPDDYKLLGLMLKWDIFTFGKRSANRQTSIIQKQMAEENLAKVIKDNQTAIQTAYLSYQHSKALEATALKAMQLREEQQSLSDNMVKAGLETEAAAMEVASEVAAAKAKYYSAQLGILLSLAELKKLTATE from the coding sequence ATGAAAATAATACCGATGCTGCTAACTTTTTTATTGGGATATTCCATTTGGCTTCCTGCTCAAGATACAGACAGTCTGATCACGCTGAGTATGCAGGAAGCCATTGATCGTGCCATTACAGAAAGCAGTGAAATAAAATTAGCCTCTTTTCAGATGGACCTCGCTCAGGCAGCTGTCAAGGATGCAAAACACAACTATTACCCAAAACTAATCGCCAATGGTGGGTACATCTTTAACCCTGATCCATTACAGGTACAGGAAGGTGATTTAGTCAATCTACCTACAGCACCAATTCCAATTATCTTTCCTGCTATACCTGTTAACTTTACCGAGAAGAACACCTTTCTGGCAGGCATAAGCCTGATACAACCGATCACTCCCCTTTTTAAGGTAAAGTCAGGTGTTGATGCAACAAACGCACAACTTGAGATCCAACAAATTGCATTGGAAGAAGCCAAGCAAGAACTGACTTTGGGCGTAAAAAAACTGTACCTCGGTAGTCTTGTCAAGCAGTATGAACTAGAAGAACAGCAATGGAAAATAAAGGCTCAAGAAGCTGACCTAAAAGATCTTGAAAATGCAATTGATGCAGGATTGCAACTCAAGATCAAGAAACTGGCAATGGAAGCCGAATTGCTAAATCTCAAACAAGAGCAGCTCCAGACCCAACATGAAATGGCGACCTTTCACAGTCAACTGAAAAACTTGATAGGTATTCCACCAAACAAGAAGATTCATTTGCAGGAGATGACTTCTAGCACATCCGAAGATTTAAAAACAGACCTGAATAAATTACAGGAAGGTGACAATCTTGCTATCAGAAAAGCTCAGCTAACTGTAGAACAGGCTGATCATGGAGAAGCATATGCCAACAGGGATTACATACCTGAGCTATTCCTGTTTGGTACCTATCAATATCAAAGCGGTTTTGACTTTATTCCTGATGACTATAAGTTATTGGGACTAATGCTCAAGTGGGATATTTTCACTTTTGGAAAACGCAGTGCCAACAGGCAGACCAGTATTATCCAAAAACAAATGGCTGAAGAAAACTTAGCTAAGGTCATCAAAGACAATCAAACTGCCATCCAAACTGCCTATTTGAGCTATCAGCATTCCAAAGCATTGGAGGCTACGGCTTTAAAAGCAATGCAACTGAGGGAAGAACAACAGTCACTTTCTGACAATATGGTAAAAGCAGGTCTTGAAACGGAAGCGGCTGCTATGGAAGTAGCCTCTGAAGTGGCGGCAGCGAAAGCAAAGTACTACAGTGCCCAGCTTGGCATTCTGTTATCATTGGCAGAACTGAAGAAACTGACCGCCACAGAATAA
- a CDS encoding FAD-binding oxidoreductase: MVDVSVFESLKADFRGELIQEEDAQYDDVRKLYNGMIDKHPGLIARCSNVADVITAVKIAHQHSLLVAIRGGGHNGPGLGSCDDGLLIDLSGMKGIHYNQNDKTVRVEPGCTQGDVDHATHAFGRAVPAGIVSCTGIAGLTLGGGHGYLSRKYGLTIDNLLEADVVLADGSLVTASEFQNEDLFWAIRGGGGNFGIVVSFLFKTHPVDMVYAGPIFYDISHAKEIMQWYRGFLPNCPVDLCPFIGLKTVPSTPPFPEAIWGKKICAIISCYTGPLDKVDEIMKPIKEELPEPLMYGMQEMPFTAIQSLFDPLLPKGLQWYWKGDFVKELPDEAIDAHIENIMKSPSELSLMHMYPIDGVVHDVNPEDTAWSCRDARWSMVIAGISPDPEKKDELMKWGKAYWEAVHPYSMQAAYVNFMMEEGDERVRATYGSNYDRLVQLKYKYDPNNFFCVNQNIKPTT; the protein is encoded by the coding sequence ATGGTAGATGTTTCAGTATTTGAGTCGCTGAAAGCTGACTTCAGGGGTGAACTGATTCAGGAAGAAGATGCTCAGTATGATGATGTACGGAAGCTGTACAATGGAATGATTGACAAGCATCCGGGGTTGATTGCTCGTTGTTCTAACGTAGCAGATGTGATTACAGCTGTCAAGATTGCTCATCAGCACAGTTTGCTAGTGGCCATCCGAGGTGGAGGTCACAATGGTCCAGGATTGGGAAGTTGCGATGACGGATTACTGATCGACCTTTCTGGTATGAAAGGTATTCACTACAATCAGAATGACAAAACAGTGCGGGTAGAGCCTGGCTGTACACAAGGAGATGTTGACCATGCAACGCATGCTTTCGGGCGAGCGGTTCCGGCAGGGATTGTTTCATGTACCGGTATTGCAGGCCTTACTTTAGGAGGTGGACATGGTTACCTCTCACGCAAATATGGCTTGACCATCGATAATTTACTTGAAGCTGATGTGGTCTTGGCTGACGGAAGTCTGGTAACAGCAAGTGAGTTTCAGAATGAAGACCTGTTCTGGGCTATCCGAGGTGGTGGCGGTAATTTTGGTATAGTAGTTAGCTTCTTGTTCAAGACGCATCCGGTAGATATGGTATATGCTGGACCGATATTTTATGATATCAGCCATGCCAAGGAAATAATGCAGTGGTACCGAGGTTTCTTGCCAAACTGTCCAGTTGATCTTTGTCCATTTATAGGTCTGAAGACAGTACCTTCAACTCCTCCATTCCCTGAAGCAATTTGGGGTAAGAAAATATGTGCAATCATTTCTTGCTACACAGGCCCTTTGGATAAGGTGGATGAAATAATGAAACCGATTAAGGAAGAGCTTCCAGAGCCTTTGATGTATGGTATGCAGGAAATGCCATTTACAGCCATCCAGTCTTTGTTTGATCCACTATTGCCAAAAGGATTGCAGTGGTACTGGAAAGGGGACTTTGTCAAGGAATTGCCAGATGAGGCTATTGATGCGCATATAGAAAATATCATGAAGTCTCCTAGTGAACTGTCATTGATGCATATGTACCCAATTGATGGAGTTGTACACGATGTCAATCCTGAAGATACTGCTTGGAGTTGCCGTGATGCAAGATGGTCAATGGTAATTGCTGGTATTTCACCAGACCCAGAAAAGAAAGATGAATTGATGAAGTGGGGCAAAGCATATTGGGAGGCTGTCCACCCTTATAGTATGCAGGCTGCTTATGTCAACTTTATGATGGAAGAAGGAGACGAAAGAGTGAGGGCAACTTATGGTAGTAATTATGATAGGCTGGTACAGCTGAAATATAAGTATGACCCAAACAATTTCTTCTGTGTAAATCAGAATATTAAGCCAACTACTTAG